The Erythrobacter sp. SDW2 region CCTCGCCGCCATGCCTGAGGTTGACGGCCTCATTGCCAACACCGCCAAGCTCGATCCGCGCGCCTGGAATGTGCCGGCACAGCCGCTGCCGGTGCGCAGCGAGAAACACACCCGTGCTTTCATCGCGGTGCAGAACGGCTGCGACCATGCCTGCACCTTCTGCGTCATCCCGCAAGGCCGCGGTGACAGCCGCTCGCTCACGGTGGCGCAGGTCCTGCACGAGGTCGAACGGCATCTGGACCTCGGCGCTAAGGAGGTGGTCCTGACCGGCGTCGATGTGACCAGCTGGGGCCATGACTTGGCGGCGTTGCCAAAGCTTGGCGAGCTCGTCCGGCAGGTGCTCGATACCTTCCCCCAACTCGCCCGCCTGCGGATGTCCTCGCTCGACGGGATCGAGGTTGATGGCGACCTGTTCGAGCTGTTCGCCCACCACCCGCGCGTGATGCCGCATATCCACCTCTCGCTGCAGCACGGGCACGACCTGATCCTCAAGCGCATGAAGCGTCGCCATAGCCGCGCCGATGCGGTGGAGCTGGTCAGCCGCCTGAAGGAAGCCCGGCCCGAAATCGCTATCGGCGGGGACCTCATCGCCGGTTTCCCGACCGAGACCCATGTGCACCATACCGCAAACCTCTCCATAATCGAGGAACTCGAGATCGTTCACGGCCACATCTTCCCCTATTCGCCCCGCCCCGGCACGCCTGCCGCGCGCATGCCGCAGGTCGATGGGAGGGCAATCCGCGCCCGCGCCGCTGACTTGCGAGCCTGTGTCGCCCGGATGCGCCAGCGTTGGCTCGAACAACAGGTGGGCAAACCGCAGGTGATCCTCGCCGAAGCCGATGGTTGCGGCTATTCGGAAAGCTACGCCCGTGTCGCTGCACCTGCGGGCACGCCAACTGGAAGCATTGTGACCGTTACTCCCTCCCAACTCGACAAGGGCCTGTTGATATGAGCTGGACAGAGCGCCTGTTCGGCGGCTTCCGCAAGACTTCCGAGCGGCTGAGCGAAAACCTTGCCGTTGCGGTCAGCTCTGCCGAGCCGGTGCCCGTAGAAGAACTCGCACCCGAACCTGACCAGCAGCCCGAACCCGCCGCCGAGCCCGAACAGGCTGCCGCTCCACCGGCACCGGCTCCCGCTCCAACCCCGGCTCCGCTCCCGGCGCAAACGCCCGACCCCCGACCTTCGATGGTCGCCAAAGTCGCAACCACCATGCGCACGGCGCGGCTCGACGATGCCACGCTCGACCATGTCGAAGACGCGCTGATCATGTCGGACCTCGGCCCCGCAGCTGCTGCCCGCATCCGCACCAAGCTGATGGAAAAGCGGTTCGGCCTGCAAATCAGCGAGCGCGAGCTCAAGGAAGCGGTGGCTGACGAGATCGCTGCCATTCTGCGGCCCGTGGCGAAACCGCTCGAGATCACCGCCTTCCCTCGCCCGCAAGTGATCCTGGTCATCGGGGTCAATGGCAGCGGCAAGACCACCACCATCGCCAAGCTGGCGCACTGGCTGAAGGAAGACGACTATGCTGTGATGCTGGCAGCCGGAGACACCTTCCGCGCCGCCGCCATCGCCCAGCTCGCGACCTGGGCCGACCGGCTCGGCGTGCCGATCGTCAAGGGCCCGCAGGGCGGCGACCCGGCCAGCATCGTCTTCGACGGAGTAAAGGCCGGGACCGATCGCGGCACCGATGCGCTGATCGTCGACACGGCCGGACGCCTGCAGAACAAGCGCGAGCTGATGGACGAGCTAGCCAAGATCCGCAAAGTCCTCGGCCGTCTCAACCCGGAGGCGCCGCATGATGTAATCCTGGTGCTCGATGCGACCAATGGCCAGAACGCGCTGAGCCAGATCGACGTGTTCAAGGAAGTAGCCGGGGTTACCGGACTGATCATGACCAAGCTCGATGGCACCGCGCGCGGCGGCGTGCTGGTCGCAGCGGCCGAGCAGTACGGTCTGCCGATCCATG contains the following coding sequences:
- a CDS encoding MiaB/RimO family radical SAM methylthiotransferase; protein product: MKAEVISLGCRLNIAESEQIRTLLANESDVVVVNSCAVTSAAVRQTRQAIRQARRARPDARLLVTGCAAEIEREALAAMPEVDGLIANTAKLDPRAWNVPAQPLPVRSEKHTRAFIAVQNGCDHACTFCVIPQGRGDSRSLTVAQVLHEVERHLDLGAKEVVLTGVDVTSWGHDLAALPKLGELVRQVLDTFPQLARLRMSSLDGIEVDGDLFELFAHHPRVMPHIHLSLQHGHDLILKRMKRRHSRADAVELVSRLKEARPEIAIGGDLIAGFPTETHVHHTANLSIIEELEIVHGHIFPYSPRPGTPAARMPQVDGRAIRARAADLRACVARMRQRWLEQQVGKPQVILAEADGCGYSESYARVAAPAGTPTGSIVTVTPSQLDKGLLI
- the ftsY gene encoding signal recognition particle-docking protein FtsY, whose protein sequence is MSWTERLFGGFRKTSERLSENLAVAVSSAEPVPVEELAPEPDQQPEPAAEPEQAAAPPAPAPAPTPAPLPAQTPDPRPSMVAKVATTMRTARLDDATLDHVEDALIMSDLGPAAAARIRTKLMEKRFGLQISERELKEAVADEIAAILRPVAKPLEITAFPRPQVILVIGVNGSGKTTTIAKLAHWLKEDDYAVMLAAGDTFRAAAIAQLATWADRLGVPIVKGPQGGDPASIVFDGVKAGTDRGTDALIVDTAGRLQNKRELMDELAKIRKVLGRLNPEAPHDVILVLDATNGQNALSQIDVFKEVAGVTGLIMTKLDGTARGGVLVAAAEQYGLPIHAIGVGEKIDDLRPFDPDLVAKVIAGIA